The following proteins are encoded in a genomic region of Thermococcus pacificus:
- a CDS encoding tRNA (guanine(10)-N(2))-dimethyltransferase, producing MEFVEVREGLARILVPKAERIYDAPVFYNPVMALNRDVSVLAVKIIQPGKALDALSATGIRGIRYALETPTGEVWLNDISEEAFKLILRNVELNLGVEGKPVGEKRVAFEGEKRIVANLDDANRLMAENFRYFDFLDLDPFGSPVEFLDTALRSVKRRGVLAVTATDTGVLCGAYRNACLRKYLAEPIRGDLCHEAGLRILIGTVVRYAAKYDLGVDVLLAYYRDHYFRAFLRLKSGAKKADKSLSQLGYLWQDENGRFEYAEGFLPERPKAHGPLWLGPLKDGEFVERLVEAAREHPLAHRKTLPFVELLNEELDVPFLYDTHALARRNGLQARKLSDMIEILEGKGYKATRTHFSPKAIKTDAPIEKVLEALRVLQ from the coding sequence ATGGAATTCGTTGAAGTGCGAGAGGGTTTAGCGAGGATACTCGTTCCAAAGGCGGAGAGGATATACGATGCCCCAGTTTTCTACAACCCGGTGATGGCGCTCAACAGGGACGTAAGCGTATTAGCTGTCAAGATCATCCAGCCAGGGAAGGCTCTAGATGCGCTCTCTGCAACGGGAATTAGGGGCATCCGCTACGCCCTCGAAACTCCCACGGGGGAGGTCTGGCTCAACGACATAAGCGAAGAGGCCTTCAAACTCATACTGAGGAACGTTGAGCTTAACCTCGGGGTTGAGGGGAAACCGGTCGGCGAGAAGCGAGTGGCCTTCGAAGGCGAGAAGAGGATCGTGGCAAACCTCGATGATGCAAACAGGCTGATGGCCGAGAACTTCCGCTACTTCGACTTTCTTGACTTGGACCCCTTCGGCTCGCCTGTCGAGTTCCTTGACACCGCCTTAAGGAGCGTGAAGAGGAGGGGCGTTTTAGCCGTTACAGCAACGGATACCGGAGTCCTCTGCGGGGCCTACAGAAACGCGTGCCTGCGCAAGTACCTCGCGGAGCCGATAAGGGGCGATCTTTGCCACGAGGCCGGGCTGAGGATCCTCATCGGGACTGTTGTGAGATACGCGGCCAAGTACGACCTCGGCGTCGATGTCCTCCTCGCCTACTACCGCGACCACTACTTCAGGGCCTTCCTCAGGCTGAAGAGTGGGGCTAAAAAGGCAGATAAAAGCCTGAGCCAGCTCGGTTACCTGTGGCAGGATGAAAACGGGAGGTTTGAGTACGCGGAGGGATTCCTCCCGGAGAGACCGAAAGCGCACGGCCCGCTCTGGCTCGGCCCTCTGAAGGACGGGGAATTCGTTGAGAGGCTGGTTGAGGCGGCGAGGGAGCATCCTTTGGCTCACAGAAAGACGCTTCCCTTCGTAGAACTCCTCAATGAGGAACTGGACGTTCCCTTCCTCTACGACACCCACGCATTGGCGAGGAGGAACGGCCTGCAGGCAAGAAAGCTCTCGGACATGATTGAAATCCTTGAAGGGAAAGGCTACAAAGCAACTAGGACGCATTTCTCTCCGAAGGCCATCAAAACGGACGCGCCCATTGAGAAAGTGCTTGAGGCACTCAGGGTCCTTCAATGA
- a CDS encoding 50S ribosomal protein L35ae, translating to MARVKALVLAYAGTKEHQDNHHMILKPLGIDDRNEASRLIGRKVVWRTPAGRKMFGKILRPHGNRGEVKAYFKPGLPGQALGDYVEIL from the coding sequence ATGGCCAGGGTGAAGGCGCTCGTCCTTGCCTACGCCGGGACGAAGGAGCACCAGGACAACCACCACATGATTCTGAAGCCCCTCGGAATAGACGACAGGAACGAGGCCTCAAGGCTGATCGGCAGAAAGGTCGTCTGGAGAACCCCCGCCGGCAGGAAGATGTTCGGGAAGATTCTCAGGCCTCACGGCAACCGCGGCGAGGTCAAGGCCTACTTCAAGCCGGGCCTTCCAGGGCAGGCTCTTGGAGACTACGTCGAGATACTCTGA
- a CDS encoding haloacid dehalogenase, translating to MAVYLFDFDGTLVDSTGAVEKALRIAIEKTIPAVIESDLYDDYYKALFLFIKGKLTYQYLGVIHELVAQGTIHEYYKLMPKYIKDFPFARQLVRTLRKRGRYVISFSGEHTYPGGKVIFMKKTNWYDEFDEVITFKGTKDMLTKFQTLRELHPDEPFVWVDDSPSRFTYILDENTLLVQKASPHKSDVALLFERQNFIKVKSLREILEMDESLIDFENKA from the coding sequence ATGGCGGTTTACCTCTTCGACTTCGATGGAACGCTCGTCGACAGCACAGGGGCGGTTGAAAAGGCCCTTAGAATAGCGATTGAGAAGACGATTCCTGCTGTGATAGAGAGCGACCTCTACGACGACTACTACAAGGCCCTCTTTCTCTTCATCAAGGGCAAGCTGACCTACCAGTACCTCGGCGTCATCCACGAACTCGTTGCCCAGGGCACGATACACGAATATTACAAGCTCATGCCGAAGTACATCAAGGACTTTCCCTTCGCCAGGCAGCTCGTCAGGACGCTCAGAAAGCGCGGCCGATATGTGATCAGCTTTTCTGGAGAGCACACCTATCCCGGTGGTAAAGTCATCTTCATGAAGAAGACGAACTGGTACGACGAGTTCGACGAGGTCATAACCTTCAAGGGCACGAAGGACATGCTGACGAAGTTCCAGACGCTGAGGGAGCTTCATCCAGACGAGCCTTTCGTCTGGGTGGACGACAGCCCGAGCAGGTTCACCTACATCCTCGACGAGAACACCCTGCTAGTTCAGAAGGCATCCCCCCACAAGAGCGACGTCGCGTTGCTCTTCGAGAGGCAGAACTTCATAAAGGTCAAATCCCTCCGCGAGATCCTTGAGATGGATGAGAGCTTAATTGACTTCGAGAACAAAGCTTAA
- the pepQ gene encoding Xaa-Pro dipeptidase PepQ has translation MQMRIEKLREFIAEKELDGVLIRAHENLFYFTGSAPVLGGYLVVTPDEATFIVPELEYEEAKETSKVPVEKFKTGKELYERLSSLKLRKLGIEGKTSFSTIQTLKEKANVEDFTPIDDVIRELRIIKTKEELEVIEAACKIADMAMMAALEEISEGKREREIAAKMEYVMKMNGAEKPAFDTIIASGWRSALPHGVASDKRIEKGDFVVIDEGALYRHYHSDMTRTIVVGSPNEKQKEIYEIVLEAQKKGVEAARPGMTAKELDTIVRDIIAEYGYGDHFIHSTGHGVGLEIHEWPRVSQFDETVLKPGMVITIEPGIYLPKFGGVRIEDTIVITENGARRLTKTERELI, from the coding sequence GTGCAGATGAGGATCGAGAAGCTCAGGGAATTTATAGCCGAGAAAGAACTCGACGGCGTTCTCATAAGGGCTCACGAGAACCTCTTCTATTTCACAGGCTCCGCACCTGTCTTGGGCGGCTACCTCGTCGTCACGCCGGACGAGGCAACCTTCATAGTTCCGGAGCTTGAATACGAAGAGGCCAAGGAAACCTCAAAGGTCCCGGTTGAAAAGTTCAAGACCGGAAAGGAGCTTTACGAGAGGCTCTCCTCCCTCAAGCTCAGGAAGCTTGGGATTGAGGGGAAGACGAGCTTCTCCACAATACAGACGCTTAAGGAGAAAGCCAACGTTGAAGATTTCACCCCCATCGATGACGTCATAAGGGAGCTCCGCATAATCAAAACCAAGGAGGAGCTGGAGGTCATCGAGGCGGCGTGTAAGATAGCCGACATGGCCATGATGGCGGCTCTGGAAGAGATAAGCGAGGGCAAGCGCGAGAGAGAAATTGCGGCCAAGATGGAGTACGTCATGAAGATGAACGGAGCGGAAAAGCCGGCTTTCGACACGATAATCGCGAGCGGATGGCGTTCTGCTTTACCACACGGGGTAGCGAGCGACAAGAGGATAGAGAAGGGTGACTTTGTCGTCATCGATGAGGGAGCGCTTTACAGGCACTACCACTCCGACATGACGAGAACCATAGTTGTGGGCAGTCCCAACGAGAAGCAGAAGGAAATCTACGAGATTGTTCTGGAAGCCCAGAAGAAGGGCGTTGAGGCAGCGAGACCAGGAATGACCGCCAAGGAGCTCGACACCATCGTGAGGGACATCATAGCGGAGTACGGCTATGGAGACCACTTCATCCACTCCACTGGGCACGGCGTCGGCCTTGAGATACACGAGTGGCCGAGGGTTAGCCAGTTCGACGAGACCGTCCTTAAGCCCGGCATGGTGATAACGATCGAGCCTGGCATCTACCTCCCGAAGTTCGGCGGGGTTAGAATAGAGGACACCATCGTCATCACGGAGAACGGCGCCAGAAGGCTCACCAAGACGGAGAGGGAGCTTATTTAG
- a CDS encoding mRNA surveillance protein pelota — protein MQIIHQDVKEGKVKVKAETLDDLWHLYHIIDPGDIVYAKTLRKQSQRSDSLRAEKVEVIPVFLGVKAEKINFHKFANQVRVTGPIVYASREDVPLSKYHTIAIEEGTVVTIEKPRWKEHHIERLKEAVEASKRARVMIVVIDDGEADMALVREYGVEILNSIRHNLGGKRYNTDRESEEKKFFHDVAKTMEEVMNRENVEKAIVAGPGFVKEDFYKFLQENYPELAKKVVIEDTSVTGRTGIYEVIKRGTVERVYHENRVAKEVQLVEKVLENIARNNGLAAYGLKEVEEAVNYGAVETLLVLDELLKGEHREKIEELMDAVRYSRGEVVVVSSEHEGGEKLKALGGLAALLRFRVK, from the coding sequence ATGCAGATAATCCACCAGGACGTCAAAGAGGGCAAGGTGAAGGTCAAGGCTGAGACTTTGGACGACCTCTGGCATCTCTATCACATCATCGACCCTGGCGATATCGTCTACGCAAAAACCCTCCGCAAGCAGAGCCAGAGGAGCGATTCCCTAAGGGCTGAGAAGGTTGAAGTTATCCCGGTTTTCCTCGGAGTTAAAGCGGAAAAGATAAACTTTCACAAGTTCGCCAACCAGGTTCGAGTTACCGGACCGATAGTCTACGCGAGCAGGGAAGATGTTCCCCTCAGCAAGTACCACACGATAGCGATAGAGGAAGGCACTGTCGTTACGATAGAGAAGCCCCGCTGGAAGGAGCACCACATCGAAAGGCTAAAGGAAGCGGTTGAGGCCTCCAAGAGAGCAAGGGTGATGATAGTCGTCATTGACGACGGAGAAGCAGATATGGCTCTCGTCAGAGAGTACGGCGTTGAGATACTCAACAGCATACGCCACAACCTCGGCGGAAAGCGCTACAACACCGACAGGGAAAGCGAGGAGAAGAAGTTCTTCCACGACGTGGCAAAGACGATGGAGGAAGTTATGAACCGCGAAAACGTCGAGAAAGCCATTGTGGCTGGACCTGGATTCGTAAAGGAGGACTTCTATAAGTTCCTCCAGGAGAACTACCCGGAGCTTGCAAAGAAGGTCGTTATAGAGGACACGAGCGTGACGGGAAGAACGGGCATCTACGAAGTCATCAAGCGCGGGACCGTTGAGAGGGTCTACCACGAGAACAGGGTTGCCAAGGAAGTCCAACTAGTCGAGAAGGTTTTGGAGAACATCGCAAGGAACAACGGCTTAGCGGCGTATGGTCTCAAAGAGGTGGAGGAAGCGGTAAACTACGGTGCCGTTGAGACGCTCCTCGTTCTGGACGAACTCCTCAAAGGAGAGCACAGGGAGAAGATAGAGGAGCTGATGGACGCGGTCAGGTATTCCCGCGGTGAGGTGGTGGTTGTAAGCTCAGAGCACGAAGGCGGCGAAAAGCTGAAGGCGCTGGGAGGTCTTGCGGCCCTGCTGAGGTTCAGGGTGAAGTGA
- a CDS encoding AIR synthase family protein, whose product MKELLPGKLRNEVLREIVFQNLGVEDTAVVHGPREGFDSAVLEYDAGHYLIVATDPTLGVPRETFGFFTYHFASSDVAVFGARPRWLVVDLLFPSGTGEDFLEAVMRDINNECRRYGSTVIGGHTGAYPSVSKPTATTTAMGLVKKEELKIPVARPGDKIVVTAKVGLEFAVSAAYFREDELRKFLSFREIERLKKLYRFETVVPDALTARPFVRGMHDATEGGLTALHEIAGNSGVGFRVYADRLWIDLLVRKVLDFYGLEPWSVSSSGTLIAITPPENVGSLIAELNKNGIMAFELGEFTEEKERILVENGEERPFPEFEGDPYVRLYGV is encoded by the coding sequence GTGAAGGAACTCCTCCCGGGAAAGCTCAGGAACGAAGTTTTGCGGGAGATCGTCTTCCAGAACCTCGGCGTTGAGGACACCGCGGTGGTCCACGGGCCGAGGGAGGGCTTCGATTCGGCCGTCCTCGAATACGATGCCGGTCACTACCTCATCGTCGCCACGGACCCGACTCTGGGAGTTCCGCGCGAGACCTTTGGCTTCTTCACATACCACTTCGCCTCGAGCGACGTTGCAGTTTTTGGAGCGAGGCCGAGGTGGCTCGTCGTAGACCTTCTCTTCCCGTCTGGAACCGGGGAGGACTTCCTCGAGGCGGTTATGAGGGACATCAACAACGAGTGCAGGCGCTATGGGAGCACGGTAATCGGCGGCCACACCGGCGCCTACCCGAGCGTCTCCAAGCCGACCGCTACGACGACTGCCATGGGGCTGGTGAAAAAGGAGGAGCTGAAGATACCTGTGGCCAGACCGGGCGATAAAATTGTCGTCACGGCTAAGGTGGGCCTCGAGTTCGCGGTTTCGGCGGCATATTTCAGGGAGGACGAGCTGAGAAAGTTCCTGTCCTTCCGCGAGATAGAGAGGCTGAAGAAGCTCTACCGCTTTGAGACTGTAGTTCCCGATGCCTTAACCGCCAGGCCCTTCGTGAGGGGCATGCATGATGCAACTGAAGGCGGTTTAACGGCCCTGCATGAGATAGCGGGTAACTCCGGTGTTGGTTTTCGTGTTTACGCGGACAGGCTCTGGATAGACCTCCTCGTGCGGAAGGTCCTCGACTTTTACGGCCTAGAACCCTGGAGCGTCTCGTCGAGCGGGACGCTGATAGCTATAACCCCTCCGGAGAACGTTGGTTCCCTAATTGCAGAATTAAACAAAAATGGAATTATGGCATTCGAACTGGGTGAGTTCACAGAGGAAAAAGAGAGAATTCTCGTCGAAAACGGCGAGGAAAGGCCGTTTCCGGAGTTCGAAGGCGATCCGTACGTGAGGCTTTACGGTGTATAA
- a CDS encoding 7-cyano-7-deazaguanine synthase, with the protein MPSIREVTREIEAFSRTNGLYKKKILVLFSGGKDSSLVLYLLKKAGLDVSALTFFHRWSWRETLNWAMGFTKKLGVEHFLVDVTDGLLREAAGRKGPVCINCKKVMLWNAKWFALNNGFDVLAKGDNANDKIIGALLDQCKTDIRLCGLPKIGVPFFRPLIKYTAEEVEALAEEVGIKPHRMYEHARRRQWREGCPLQYIDREEIVTPELMELAYRVNYEVSKIARKRKVRVSVRVPSFEVMCWGCDSETLREVEFVIGRFKEDKR; encoded by the coding sequence ATGCCCTCAATAAGAGAGGTCACCCGTGAGATAGAAGCCTTCTCCCGGACGAATGGGCTTTACAAAAAGAAGATCCTCGTGCTATTCTCCGGTGGGAAAGACAGCTCGCTGGTTCTCTATTTGCTGAAAAAAGCCGGCCTGGACGTTTCTGCACTGACATTCTTCCACCGATGGAGCTGGAGGGAGACACTGAACTGGGCTATGGGGTTCACGAAAAAGCTCGGCGTCGAGCACTTTCTCGTCGACGTCACCGACGGTCTCCTCAGAGAAGCGGCAGGCAGGAAGGGTCCGGTCTGCATCAACTGCAAAAAAGTCATGCTCTGGAACGCGAAGTGGTTCGCCCTCAACAACGGCTTCGACGTCTTAGCGAAGGGCGACAACGCCAACGACAAGATAATTGGCGCGCTCCTTGACCAGTGCAAGACTGACATAAGGCTCTGCGGGCTCCCGAAGATAGGCGTGCCCTTCTTCAGGCCCCTCATCAAGTACACCGCCGAGGAGGTCGAGGCCCTCGCTGAAGAAGTCGGGATAAAGCCCCACCGCATGTACGAGCACGCGAGGAGGAGGCAGTGGAGGGAAGGTTGTCCTCTGCAATACATCGACCGCGAGGAGATTGTGACGCCTGAACTCATGGAACTTGCCTACCGCGTGAACTACGAGGTAAGCAAAATCGCCAGAAAGAGAAAAGTCCGCGTCAGCGTCCGCGTGCCCAGCTTTGAGGTCATGTGCTGGGGCTGTGACAGCGAGACGCTGAGGGAAGTCGAGTTTGTGATAGGCAGGTTTAAAGAAGATAAACGGTGA
- a CDS encoding DUF4870 domain-containing protein, with protein MVEIPSEEPRKTSLGMDENVEGLLAYLLWWVTGIIFLLLEKDSDFVRFHAMQSTITFLGITVLMWLLAIIPFIGWVLANLLGLLGIILWIIGMVKAYQGERYKFPIVGDLAEQWMDKVNI; from the coding sequence ATGGTGGAAATTCCATCTGAAGAACCCAGAAAAACGTCCCTCGGGATGGATGAGAACGTTGAAGGCCTTTTAGCGTACCTACTTTGGTGGGTCACGGGGATAATATTCCTACTCCTCGAAAAGGACAGCGATTTCGTCCGTTTCCACGCGATGCAATCAACGATAACGTTCCTGGGTATTACAGTGCTCATGTGGCTACTGGCGATTATACCGTTTATTGGATGGGTTCTAGCGAATCTCCTGGGGCTCTTAGGGATTATTCTCTGGATAATCGGGATGGTCAAGGCCTACCAGGGCGAGCGCTACAAGTTCCCCATCGTCGGGGACCTCGCAGAGCAGTGGATGGATAAGGTCAACATCTGA
- a CDS encoding FeoA family protein — protein MIVPLNSLKPGERGVVVNILGGPTARQRLVGMGLTPGATIQIIEAHSHGPIIISVGGVRFAIGRGMADKVMVRKL, from the coding sequence ATGATTGTACCTTTAAACTCACTCAAACCCGGCGAGAGGGGTGTCGTTGTCAACATCCTCGGTGGCCCCACGGCGAGACAGAGGCTCGTCGGAATGGGCCTCACGCCGGGTGCGACAATTCAAATCATAGAGGCCCACAGCCACGGCCCGATAATCATCTCCGTCGGCGGCGTCCGCTTTGCAATAGGCAGAGGAATGGCAGACAAGGTCATGGTGCGGAAGCTGTGA
- the feoB gene encoding ferrous iron transport protein B, whose amino-acid sequence MAMKVVALAGNPNVGKTTIFNALTGMRQHVGNWPGVTVEKKEGVFEYNGQKFLVVDLPGTYSLTAHSIDELVARDFLLKGSADVVVNVVDATALMRNLFLTMEILEMGLNNVIIALSKIDLAEKHGVEINIKRMEETLGVPIVPVNAKEGIGLDELKKKIYEMANGMVKERPVIPKYDPEVEREIEHITLALRETPLAEEYNLRWLAIKLLQRDDGVIKLVLRHLGSEKLDEIMGHIAEVEERYKRAMDLIIASQKYEFIDRLMHRFVRYTKTEGKSFSDQLDGILTHPVYGLIALFGVFYLVFKFVFAFGLPLQELLDGAFSYFGEWLAPHITNEALRGLIVDGIIAGVGSVLSFFPLVFLLFFALSILEDVGYMARAAVVMERIMRKFGLPGKSFIPLVLAFGCNVPAVMATRTLDDERDRLVTMLVNPLIPCSARLSVISFLAAAFFAGRQALVAVSIYATAVLIAFVVAWLLSRFVIKGEESPFIIELPEYLVPGWKTVILHSWERSKEFIKKAGTIILLGAIAIWYLSNYPVPLGSGGSYAEKLGYFFEPYMRLMGLDWKAAVSLLFGIIAKENVISTYGVIYGNEAAIASVMTPLQAYVLAMVTTLYVPCIATIGAIRAESNWKWAAFAVAYMIALASIVGIIIWNVGSALGY is encoded by the coding sequence ATGGCAATGAAGGTCGTTGCACTCGCAGGCAACCCCAACGTGGGCAAGACGACTATTTTCAACGCCCTCACAGGGATGCGGCAGCACGTCGGTAACTGGCCCGGTGTCACCGTGGAGAAGAAGGAGGGGGTCTTCGAGTACAATGGCCAGAAGTTCCTCGTCGTTGACCTTCCCGGAACATATTCCCTGACGGCCCACTCCATAGACGAGCTCGTCGCGAGGGACTTCCTGCTTAAGGGCAGCGCGGACGTCGTCGTGAACGTGGTTGACGCGACGGCCCTAATGAGGAACCTCTTCCTCACCATGGAGATACTTGAAATGGGTCTGAACAACGTGATAATAGCCCTCAGCAAGATAGACCTGGCGGAGAAGCACGGAGTCGAGATAAACATAAAGAGGATGGAGGAGACCCTCGGCGTCCCTATTGTCCCCGTTAACGCGAAGGAAGGGATCGGCCTTGACGAGCTGAAGAAAAAAATCTACGAGATGGCCAACGGTATGGTGAAGGAAAGACCGGTAATCCCAAAGTACGACCCCGAAGTCGAGAGGGAGATAGAGCACATAACTCTCGCCCTCAGAGAGACTCCTCTGGCAGAAGAGTACAACCTCCGCTGGCTTGCGATCAAGCTCCTGCAGAGGGACGACGGAGTCATAAAGCTGGTTCTCCGCCATCTCGGGAGCGAGAAGCTCGACGAGATAATGGGGCACATCGCAGAGGTTGAGGAGCGCTACAAGAGGGCGATGGATTTAATAATAGCGAGCCAGAAGTACGAGTTCATAGACCGCCTCATGCACCGCTTCGTCAGGTACACCAAGACAGAGGGTAAGAGCTTCAGCGACCAGCTCGACGGCATCCTCACGCACCCGGTTTACGGCTTAATAGCACTCTTCGGTGTCTTCTACCTTGTCTTCAAGTTCGTCTTCGCCTTCGGGCTCCCGCTCCAGGAGCTTCTCGACGGTGCGTTCTCATACTTCGGGGAATGGCTTGCACCGCACATAACCAACGAAGCTCTCCGCGGGTTGATAGTCGACGGTATCATAGCCGGTGTCGGGTCGGTGCTCAGCTTCTTCCCGCTGGTGTTCCTGCTGTTCTTCGCCCTCTCCATACTCGAGGACGTCGGCTACATGGCGAGGGCGGCAGTTGTTATGGAGAGGATAATGAGGAAGTTCGGGCTGCCCGGTAAGAGCTTCATACCGCTCGTACTGGCCTTTGGATGCAACGTCCCGGCTGTCATGGCGACGAGAACCCTCGACGACGAGAGGGACAGACTGGTCACAATGCTCGTCAATCCGCTCATCCCGTGTTCCGCTCGTTTGAGCGTCATAAGCTTCCTGGCTGCAGCGTTCTTCGCTGGCAGGCAGGCGCTCGTAGCTGTTAGCATCTACGCCACGGCTGTGTTAATAGCCTTCGTGGTGGCCTGGCTCCTGAGCAGGTTCGTCATCAAGGGGGAGGAGAGCCCCTTCATAATCGAACTGCCCGAGTACCTCGTCCCGGGCTGGAAGACGGTGATCCTGCACTCGTGGGAGAGGAGCAAAGAGTTCATCAAGAAGGCGGGAACGATAATCCTCCTCGGCGCGATAGCGATATGGTACCTGAGCAACTATCCGGTGCCTCTGGGCAGCGGTGGAAGCTACGCGGAGAAGCTCGGCTACTTCTTTGAGCCCTACATGAGGCTGATGGGCCTCGACTGGAAGGCCGCTGTAAGTCTGCTCTTCGGAATAATCGCCAAGGAGAACGTCATCTCGACCTACGGCGTGATCTACGGCAATGAGGCCGCGATAGCCAGCGTCATGACCCCCCTGCAGGCTTACGTCCTGGCCATGGTCACCACGCTCTACGTGCCGTGCATAGCTACGATAGGTGCCATAAGGGCGGAGAGCAACTGGAAGTGGGCTGCCTTTGCGGTGGCCTACATGATAGCCCTCGCGAGCATCGTTGGAATCATAATATGGAACGTCGGGAGTGCCTTGGGCTACTGA
- a CDS encoding helix-turn-helix domain-containing protein, with protein sequence MLEKVLEMLKTGKDVDEIAEELNVPREEVIGAMEVLASMGYIERVDAGEGACATCPLRNFCPGSCFRFKGKVYTVAEVKLEKSSRK encoded by the coding sequence ATGCTGGAAAAAGTGCTTGAGATGCTTAAAACGGGAAAGGACGTCGATGAGATAGCGGAAGAGCTCAACGTCCCCAGGGAAGAGGTCATCGGAGCGATGGAGGTACTCGCCAGCATGGGCTACATCGAGAGGGTGGATGCAGGGGAGGGGGCCTGTGCCACCTGCCCCCTGAGGAACTTCTGTCCGGGATCGTGCTTCCGTTTCAAGGGGAAAGTCTACACAGTGGCTGAAGTCAAGCTCGAAAAGAGCTCAAGGAAATGA
- a CDS encoding sugar phosphate nucleotidyltransferase: protein MKAVILAGGFGTRLRPLSSTRPKPMVPVLGKPNLQYLLESLEKIPEIDEIILSVHYMRGEIREFIDEKMADYPKDIRFVNDPMPLETGGALKNVEDYVDEDFLVIYGDVFTNFDFRELIEAHRKNEGLVTVAVTKVYDPERYGVVETDEEGKVTHFEEKPHRPKTNLVDAGIYMVNKKVLEEIPKNREVYFEREVLPKFVSKGEVYAYRMARDYYWIDLGTPEDLFYAHQIAMDEIAKDNGYMTIKETAEVPDDVEIQGPVYIDEGAKIGHGVKIKSYTYIGPNTIVEDKAYFKRAILIGSDIVKSKSEIKDSILGEGVVVGKNVILKENAVVGDYAKIYDNLVIYGAKVLPWKKVEEYEAFIKIKLDPTKVKPGVTPERCPLGLPECIYTKFKAIAGEKPPCDECIENQWLF, encoded by the coding sequence ATGAAGGCAGTCATTCTTGCCGGTGGATTTGGAACCCGCTTAAGGCCACTCTCATCGACCAGGCCGAAGCCGATGGTCCCGGTTCTCGGAAAACCCAACCTCCAGTACCTGCTCGAGAGCCTCGAAAAAATACCGGAGATAGACGAAATCATACTCTCCGTTCACTACATGCGCGGTGAGATAAGGGAGTTCATAGACGAGAAGATGGCGGACTATCCAAAGGACATACGCTTTGTCAACGACCCGATGCCGCTTGAGACCGGCGGCGCTCTCAAGAACGTTGAGGACTACGTTGATGAGGACTTCCTGGTCATCTACGGCGACGTCTTTACCAACTTCGACTTCAGGGAGCTCATAGAGGCCCACAGGAAGAACGAGGGCCTCGTAACGGTGGCGGTTACTAAGGTCTACGACCCGGAGCGCTACGGTGTCGTCGAGACCGACGAGGAAGGAAAAGTTACCCACTTCGAGGAGAAGCCCCACAGGCCGAAGACCAACCTCGTCGACGCTGGAATATACATGGTCAACAAGAAAGTACTTGAAGAGATACCCAAGAACAGGGAAGTCTACTTCGAGAGGGAAGTTCTCCCGAAGTTCGTCAGCAAAGGCGAAGTCTACGCCTACAGGATGGCCCGCGACTACTACTGGATAGACCTCGGTACTCCGGAGGACCTCTTCTACGCCCACCAGATAGCCATGGACGAGATAGCCAAGGACAACGGATACATGACGATCAAGGAGACTGCCGAAGTTCCAGATGACGTCGAGATTCAGGGCCCGGTCTACATCGATGAGGGGGCCAAGATAGGCCACGGAGTTAAGATCAAGTCCTACACCTACATCGGGCCCAACACAATAGTCGAGGACAAGGCTTACTTCAAGCGCGCGATCCTCATCGGAAGCGACATAGTCAAGTCCAAGTCGGAGATAAAGGACAGCATCCTTGGCGAAGGTGTTGTGGTTGGAAAGAACGTCATCCTCAAGGAGAACGCCGTGGTTGGAGACTACGCAAAGATATACGACAACCTCGTCATCTACGGCGCCAAGGTGCTCCCGTGGAAGAAGGTCGAGGAGTATGAGGCCTTCATCAAAATAAAGCTCGACCCGACGAAGGTCAAGCCAGGTGTGACCCCCGAGCGCTGTCCGCTCGGCCTCCCGGAGTGCATCTACACCAAATTCAAGGCTATAGCCGGTGAGAAGCCGCCGTGCGACGAGTGCATAGAGAACCAGTGGCTCTTCTGA